CTAAATTCTTTTTTTTCAGTTTCAATTTTGCATTTTCTTCTTCGTTTTGAGTTTCTAATGCAAAACCAACCAGAAATTGCTGTTTCTTAATTTGGCCAAGTGAAGCCAAAATATCCTTTGTTTTTGTAAGCTGAAGTGTCAATGCACCGGTTTTCTTTTTGATTTTTTCTGAAGCAACATCCGCAGGGCGATAATCGGCTACGGCGGCGCTCAAAATAGCAACATCGCTTTTATTGAAATATTCGTGTGCGGCATTGTACATTTCTTCCGCAGAAGTAACTCGGATGATCTTTATAAAATCGTTTTCAAGTTTTAATGCCGAAGGGCCCGAAATTAAAACAACCTCAGCGCCAAGCTCGGCAGCGGTTTCGGCAATGGCGTAACCCATCTTTCCACTGGAATGGTTGCCAATGAACCGAACAGGGTCAATAGCCTCATAAGTTGGGCCGGCGGTAATCAAAAACTTTTTGCCGCGAAGGGGAAGTTTTTTCAACAAATCATTTTCCAAAAAGGATACTATTTCATCAGGCTCTGCCATTCTTCCTTGCCCTACCAAACCGCTGGCAAGTTCGCCAAAAGCTGCTGGAATCTGGATATTTCCAAAGCTATCCAATTTTTTAAAGGTTGCCGCCGTACTAGGATGGTTATACATATCCAAATCCATAGCAGGTGCGTAATACACAGGGCATTTTGCAGAAAGGTAACAAGCTAACAATAGATTGTTACAAGTGCCATTTGCCATTTTAGAAAGTGTATTTGCCGTAGCGGGTGCTATCAAAAACAAATCGGCCCAAAGGGCCAATGCTACGTGATTGTTCCATTTGGGTTCTTTAAAACTGTCTTCATCTTTTTCATCTGTAAATGATGAAAACACTTCATTTTTGGAAAGTGTGGCAAGGGTAAGCGGAGTAACAAATTCTTTGGCAGCATCGGTCATAACCACCTTTACATTTGCTCCATTTTTTACTAATAACCGAACCAAAAAAGCAGTTTTGTATGCGGCAATCCCGCCAGTTACGCCAAGCAAGATATTTTTCCCGTTCAAAACAGACATCTTTCGGTTTTCAGTTTTCAGTTATCAGTTGCATGTAATCAAATAAACGCTCTAAATCCCTTTTTAAGAGTAAGGGGCTTTACTCCTCTACTACTTCGTCAGCAGTATTGCGGTAGTATATTTTGTTTTCCAACCATTCTTGCACTGCCAATGCATGCGGTTTTGGAAGTCTTTCGTAAAATTTTGAAACCT
This region of Aequorivita marisscotiae genomic DNA includes:
- the coaBC gene encoding bifunctional phosphopantothenoylcysteine decarboxylase/phosphopantothenate--cysteine ligase CoaBC, with translation MSVLNGKNILLGVTGGIAAYKTAFLVRLLVKNGANVKVVMTDAAKEFVTPLTLATLSKNEVFSSFTDEKDEDSFKEPKWNNHVALALWADLFLIAPATANTLSKMANGTCNNLLLACYLSAKCPVYYAPAMDLDMYNHPSTAATFKKLDSFGNIQIPAAFGELASGLVGQGRMAEPDEIVSFLENDLLKKLPLRGKKFLITAGPTYEAIDPVRFIGNHSSGKMGYAIAETAAELGAEVVLISGPSALKLENDFIKIIRVTSAEEMYNAAHEYFNKSDVAILSAAVADYRPADVASEKIKKKTGALTLQLTKTKDILASLGQIKKQQFLVGFALETQNEEENAKLKLKKKNLDLIVLNSLRDEGAGFQVDTNKITFITKDNKVLPFPVKPKKEVAEDILKYIIEQTNA